Proteins found in one Venturia canescens isolate UGA chromosome 6, ASM1945775v1, whole genome shotgun sequence genomic segment:
- the LOC122412593 gene encoding programmed cell death protein 7: MWPQFPQNLNYPENSQFLMNYSPPPWAMGNSRANFFTPENSSSLGRIKNEREKNRATIENFVDCCQPEIKITREKKPSLSICQAKEMLARAFGALQNLEKLKKELSLDIEEAEWSQKWQETEKIRDSYCKIIGVIEQPESVLDELKKHLNHRKKKRLREAKKRAHWKTEKKLKLEKRARRHDEVDFWIREKREAIERDKQADNLRKDADIVLADVRSKRNDAKKFLALLQELRNLRRVKVNIARARGENLPIAADQVFDNIIGQLVEQWSCLDGEYSIEEKGLKLMLKADNEEKIEKRKRSTFDDWERVLFGRKLQKLCDPHRSNVHGLLRIRSAWDKYANFEKIGSPVPIGWIMPVPPTSAAWQRCLK, from the exons ATGTGGCCTCAATTTCCTCAAAATCTAAATTACCCTGAAAACAGCCAATTCCTGATGAATTATTCTCCACCACCTTGGGCAATGGGTAATTCCAGagcaaattttttcactccaGAAAATTCTAGTTCCCTCGGACGTATAAAAAATGagcgtgaaaaaaatcgagctaCGATTGAAAATTTCGTAGATTGTTGCCAGCCTGAAATAAAGAttactcgagaaaaaaaaccatcgTTGAGTATTTGCCAGGCCAAGGAAATGCTCGCAAGGGCTTTCGGGGCTCTGCAGAATTtggagaaactgaaaaaagaaCTTTCCTTGGATATTGAAGAGGCGGAATGGTCCCAAAAGTGGCAGGAGACTGAGAAGATTCGGGACAGTTATTGCAAAATTATCGGGGTAATAGAACAGCCTGAAAGTGTTCTTGACGAGTTGAAAAAACACTTGAACCACcggaaaaagaaaagactTCGCGAGGCAAAGAAAAGAGCTCATtggaaaacggaaaaaaagttgaagctCGAAAAACGAGCTCGACGACACGATGAAGTTGATTTCTGGATTCGGGAGAAACGAGAAGCCATCGAACGTGATAAACAAGCCGATAATTTGCGGAAAGATGCTGACATTGTTCTAGCTGACGTGAGGTCTAAACGCAATGACGCCAAAAAATTTCTTGCTCTTCTCCAGGAGTTAAGAAATCTCCGCAGGGTCAAAGTCAATATTGCCAGAGCGAGGGGAGAAAATTTGCCAATCGCTGCCGATCAAGTATTCGACAACATTATTG GTCAATTGGTGGAACAATGGAGTTGTCTAGATGGTGAATACTCGATCGAGGAGAAAGGGTTGAAGCTAATGCTGAAGGCAGATAACGAGGAAAAGATTGAAAAGCGTAAGAGGAGCACGTTCGACGATTGGGAGAGAGTTTTGTTTGGAAGGAAATTGCAAAAGTTGTGCGATCCTCATCGGAGCAATGTTCATGGTCTTTTGAGGATAAGAAGTGCGTGGGACAAATACGCAAATTTCGAGAAGATCGGTTCGCCGGTTCCAATCGGCTGGATTATGCCTGTGCCACCAACCTCAGCCGCTTGGCAGAGATGCCTTAAATAA
- the Tbca gene encoding tubulin-specific chaperone A, producing MSDPRLRTLKIKTGVVKRLAKEKISYEKESVLQRERVQKYKDLGKDGHDIRKQEEVLQECLMMVPDCQRRLAKAFEELKKILETEQDLKETEPYTEAEKVLSEASSELPKEPELLLMS from the exons atgtccGATCCGCGTCTGCGTacgctgaaaataaaaaccggTGTCGTAAAGCGTCTCGCcaaggaaaaaatttcgtatgAAAAAGAATCGGTCCTTCAACGCGAAAGAGTACAGAAATACAAGGACCTTG GCAAGGACGGTCACGATATCAGAAAGCAGGAAGAAGTATTGCAGGAATGTTTGATGATGGTACCAGATTGTCAGCGACGTTTGGCCAAGGCTTTtgaggaattgaaaaaaatcctagaAACAGAGCAAGACCTCAAAGAGACAGAGCCATATACTGAAGCTGAGAAAGTGTTGAGCGAAGCTTCGAGTGAATTGCCCAAAGAACCGGAATTACTATTAATGAGTTAA
- the LOC122412591 gene encoding U3 small nucleolar RNA-associated protein 15 homolog, translating into MHVSSDMASFKKTNTKIFTKAGSEITPDNIYWKKYTTPVLVKEFGPIDYIDFSPAEPYHFAVTCSVRVQIYNPITKLVTKNLSRFKEAAYGGSFRSDGKLLCSGGQESVVRLFDVATRSPLRIFSGHKAAVHRAQFTADGLKIASFSDDKTAAFWDIASEKMLVNFDGHQDYVRCGACSPVSPDILLSGSYDKTVRMYDARNDKTLFSVDHEAPVEAVMFLPSGGIFLSAGGTEIRVWDALAGGKLLARISQHHKTITCLRIASNGRRILSGSLDRHVKIYDVGTYQTVHTLDYPNSVLSLAISSNDETIVAGMVDGLLSIRRREDEAKETKGSKQKKVSYRHLGKDISSTVDFIVPEESKQTMGKHDKFLRKFQYSKALDSVMLNYVVNKTPNVTVALMQELIRRKGLHQALAGRDGKFLVNILKFLIRHIGNVRYGRVLFGVANTLIDVYEDNLEELSADLRTMFGMLEKKLTEEEDLVIAMSELQGTLYMLLSAAETTQPISIRELPGLEPSSASQKSLVFSIA; encoded by the exons ATGCATGTTTCGTCAGACATGGCGTCCTTCAAGAAAACCAACACGAAAATATTCACAAAAGCTGGCTCCGAAATAACACCGGATAACATTTATTGGAAGAAATACACG ACTCCGGTACTAGTGAAGGAGTTTGGACCAATAGACTACATAGATTTTTCACCAGCAGAGCCGTATCACTTTGCAGTCACATGTTCAGTCAGGGTGCAAATTTATAATCCAATAACGAAGCTGGTAACGAAGAATCTGAGTAGATTCAAGGAAGCCGCTTACGGGGGTAGCTTTCGAAGTGATGGAAAACTCTTGTGCAGTGGTGGACAGGAGTCTGTGGTCAGATTGTTTGATGTTGCGACTCGAAGTCCCTTACGAATTTTCTCGGGTCACAAAGCGGCGGTACATAGAGCTCAATTCACAGCAGATGGATTGAAAATTGCTTCATTTTCGGATGATAAGACAGCAGCTTTCTGGGACATagcgagtgaaaaaatgcTGGTTAATTTTGACGGACATCAGGATTATGTTAGATGCGGTGCTTGCAGTCCTGTTTCACCGGACATCCTTCTTTCCGGAAGTTATGACAAAACTGTGCGCATGTATGATGCCCGAAACGATAAAACTCTGTTCAGTGTTGACCACGAAGCACCTGTTGAGGCCGTCATGTTTTTACCTTCTGGTGGAATTTTCCTCTCTGCCGGTGGCACCGAAATACGCGTTTGGGATGCTCTTGCCGGTGGCAAACTTCTTGCTCGCATTTCGCAGCATCATAAAACCATAACTTGTCTCCGCATTGCTTCCAACGGACGCAGAATCCTCTCCGGATCCCTCGATCGACATGTCAAAATTTACGACGTTGGGACTTACCAAACTGTACACACTCTCGATTATCCCAATTCTGTTCTCAGCCTCGCTATCAGC TCCAACGACGAGACAATAGTAGCAGGAATGGTTGACGGTCTGTTGTCTATAAGACGTCGAGAAGATGAGGCAAAAGAGACGAAAGGATCaaagcaaaaaaaagtttcgtatAGACACTTAGGGAAAGACATCAGCTCTACAGTTGATTTCATCGTGCCCGAGGAAAGCAAGCAGACGATGGGAAAACACGATAAATTTTTGAggaagtttcaatactcaaaagCTCTTGACAGCGTCATGCTGAATTATGTTGTCAATAAAACGCCCAACGTAACGGTCGCCCTTATGCAAGAATTGATACGTCGAAAAGGCTTGCACCAAGCGTTGGCAGGACGAGACGGAAAATTTCTCGTtaatattctcaaatttttaatcagGCACATCGGTAACGTGAGATATGGAAGAGTTTTGTTTGGCGTCGCCAATACTCTCATAG ACGTTTACGAGGATAACCTAGAAGAGCTAAGCGCCGATCTACGCACCATGTTCGGtatgttggaaaaaaagctGACTGAAGAAGAGGATCTCGTTATTGCAATGTCAGAGCTTCAAGGAACTTTATACATGTTGCTATCAGCTGCAGAAACGACGCAACCGATTTCCATTCGAGAATTACCTGGTTTGGAGCCTTCGAGCGCTTCTCAGAAGAGCCTCGTTTTCAGTATCGCCTAA